One segment of Neodiprion fabricii isolate iyNeoFabr1 chromosome 1, iyNeoFabr1.1, whole genome shotgun sequence DNA contains the following:
- the LOC124176452 gene encoding F-box/LRR-repeat protein 14, which produces MEEGQLLLTELPALPPLRGSTVLHRPQYYPLHQPHLALSTPHSQTIQHTPSNPPHYGNGATNLTTNHQGIPRQLPPIPRGNSAASTHVSSLYPEILALIFSYLDVRDKGRAAQVCAAWRDAAYHRSVWRGVEARLHLRRSSPALFASLVRRGVKRVQVLSLRRSLRDVVQGVPNLESLNLSGCYNVTDVGLAHALIQELPSLTELNLSLCKQVTDTSLGRIAQYLKNLEVLELGGCCNVTNTGLLLIAWGLKKLKKLDLRSCWHVMDQGIAHLAGLNRDTADGNLALEHLGLQDCQRLSDEALRHVSVGLTTLKSINLSFCVSVTDLGLKHLAKMPSLRELNLRSCDNVTDIGMAYLAEGSSRISSLDVSFCDKIGDQALVHISQGLFNLRSLSLSACQVSDEGICKIAKTLHELETLNVGQCSRLTDKGLTTIAESMKHLKCIDLYGCTRITKTGLERIMELPQLSILNLGLWHLR; this is translated from the coding sequence ATGGAAGAGGGTCAGCTGTTGCTGACCGAATTACCGGCTCTCCCGCCCCTGAGAGGCTCGACGGTATTGCACAGGCCTCAATACTATCCGCTCCACCAACCCCACCTCGCCCTCTCGACCCCTCACAGTCAGACGATACAGCACACCCCCTCGAACCCACCCCACTACGGCAACGGGGCGACGAATCTTACGACCAACCACCAGGGAATACCGAGGCAGCTCCCTCCGATCCCGAGGGGAAACTCCGCGGCGAGTACCCACGTGTCCAGCCTCTATCCCGAGATCCTTGCCCTGATATTCAGCTACCTCGACGTCAGGGACAAGGGACGAGCGGCCCAAGTATGCGCGGCGTGGAGGGACGCCGCCTATCACAGGTCCGTATGGAGAGGCGTCGAGGCCAGGCTGCACTTGAGGAGGTCGTCGCCGGCACTCTTCGCCAGCCTCGTTCGCCGCGGGGTTAAGCGGGTCCAGGTCCTCTCCCTGAGGCGTTCCCTCCGCGACGTAGTCCAGGGGGTGCCGAACCTCGAGTCGCTCAACCTTTCCGGATGTTACAACGTGACGGACGTCGGTCTGGCTCACGCGTTGATCCAGGAACTGCCATCGCTCACGGAGCTCAATCTGTCCCTGTGCAAACAGGTGACCGACACGTCGTTGGGGAGGATCGCGCAGTACCTGAAGAATCTCGAGGTTCTCGAGCTCGGCGGGTGCTGCAACGTCACCAACACCGGACTCCTCCTGATCGCGTGGGGCCTCAAGAAACTCAAGAAACTCGACCTCCGGAGCTGCTGGCACGTGATGGACCAGGGCATCGCCCATCTGGCAGGTCTGAACCGTGACACAGCCGACGGCAACCTGGCCCTCGAACACCTCGGGCTCCAGGACTGCCAACGGCTCAGCGACGAGGCACTGAGGCACGTCTCCGTCGGCCTTACAACCCTCAAGTCCATCAACCTGTCCTTCTGCGTGTCCGTGACGGACTTGGGACTGAAACACCTCGCGAAGATGCCGAGCTTGAGGGAGCTGAACCTCAGGTCCTGCGACAACGTAACGGACATCGGCATGGCGTATCTGGCCGAGGGCAGCAGCAGAATCTCATCCCTCGACGTCTCGTTTTGCGACAAAATCGGGGACCAGGCTTTGGTTCATATTTCTCAGGGCCTTTTCAACCTCAGGTCCCTGTCCCTATCCGCCTGTCAAGTTAGCGACGAGGGAATCTGCAAGATTGCCAAAACCCTCCACGAACTTGAAACCCTTAACGTTGGCCAGTGCAGCAGGCTCACGGACAAAGGACTCACCACCATTGCCGAGAGCATGAAACATCTGAAATGCATCGATTTATACGGTTGTACGAGGATCACGAAAACCGGATTAGAAAGGATTATGGAATTGCCTCAGCTAAGTATATTAAACCTTGGACTATGGCATCTGCGGTGA